In Carya illinoinensis cultivar Pawnee chromosome 16, C.illinoinensisPawnee_v1, whole genome shotgun sequence, a single window of DNA contains:
- the LOC122299690 gene encoding E3 ubiquitin-protein ligase MBR2-like isoform X2: MRRGESLRLEDVMILDQSVFLVVADIHDRYRDMRLDVDSMSYEELLALEERIGNVSTGLSEETILNRLRQRKCSIAVGSQLDAKPCCICQEEYNEGDDLGTLECGHNLCPVCKTTALTK; this comes from the exons ATGCGTAGGGGCGAGAGCTTGCGACTTGAG GATGTTATGATCCTTGATCAGTCTGTGTTTTTGGTGGTGGCTGATATTCATGATCGGTATAGGGATATGCGACTAGACGTTGACAGCATGTCTTATGAG gAGTTATTGGCTCTGGAAGAGCGTATTGGTAATGTTAGCACTGGATTGAGTGAAGAAACAATTTTAAATCGTCTGAGACAGCGGAAATGTTCAATTGCAGTGGGGTCTCAGCTTGATGCAAAACCATGCTGTATCTGTCAG GAGGAATACAATGAGGGAGATGATCTTGGAACTCTGGAATGCGGCCAT AATTTGTGCCCCGTTTGTAAAACAACAGCCCTGACGAAATGA
- the LOC122299690 gene encoding E3 ubiquitin-protein ligase MBR2-like isoform X1 has translation MRRGESLRLEDVMILDQSVFLVVADIHDRYRDMRLDVDSMSYEELLALEERIGNVSTGLSEETILNRLRQRKCSIAVGSQLDAKPCCICQEEYNEGDDLGTLECGHNFHTDCIKQWLMTKNLCPVCKTTALTK, from the exons ATGCGTAGGGGCGAGAGCTTGCGACTTGAG GATGTTATGATCCTTGATCAGTCTGTGTTTTTGGTGGTGGCTGATATTCATGATCGGTATAGGGATATGCGACTAGACGTTGACAGCATGTCTTATGAG gAGTTATTGGCTCTGGAAGAGCGTATTGGTAATGTTAGCACTGGATTGAGTGAAGAAACAATTTTAAATCGTCTGAGACAGCGGAAATGTTCAATTGCAGTGGGGTCTCAGCTTGATGCAAAACCATGCTGTATCTGTCAG GAGGAATACAATGAGGGAGATGATCTTGGAACTCTGGAATGCGGCCATAATTTTCATACTGACTGTATAAAACAATGGCTGATGACGAAGAATTTGTGCCCCGTTTGTAAAACAACAGCCCTGACGAAATGA